The following proteins come from a genomic window of Heyndrickxia acidicola:
- a CDS encoding YlzJ-like family protein has product MILYTTVPEEIIFQTDPSEFTKQRTIQYNGVPLLVEQEEQYYRIIRVLSSNPADYLSEGLMPGAYISMS; this is encoded by the coding sequence GTGATATTATATACTACCGTTCCTGAGGAGATTATTTTTCAAACCGATCCAAGTGAATTTACAAAACAAAGAACGATTCAATATAATGGGGTGCCCCTCCTTGTAGAGCAGGAAGAACAATATTATCGCATTATTCGTGTCCTCAGCAGCAATCCTGCCGATTATCTTAGTGAGGGTCTAATGCCTGGAGCCTACATTTCAATGAGTTAA
- a CDS encoding ClpP family protease: protein MNNDTHMDQPQPSPDKEDQKGNPPSGLIEKIQQLGQTNVPQVNQDSNIHCLTIVGQIEGHMQLPPQNKTTKYEHIIPQLVAIEQNPKIEGLLVILNTVGGDVEAGLAISEMIASLSKPSVSIVLGGGHSIGVPIAVSCDYSFIAETATMTIHPIRLTGLVIGVPQTFEYLDKMQERVINFVTKHSKIKEETFKDLMFARGNLTRDIGTNVVGKDAVNSGLIEEVGGIGQALKKLNELIEMRKSTKEQEGLIQ, encoded by the coding sequence ATGAATAATGATACACATATGGACCAGCCGCAGCCGTCACCCGATAAAGAAGACCAAAAAGGGAATCCGCCATCAGGATTAATTGAAAAAATACAGCAGCTTGGACAAACGAATGTTCCGCAGGTTAATCAGGATTCTAATATCCATTGTTTAACCATTGTTGGACAAATAGAGGGGCATATGCAGCTTCCCCCGCAAAATAAAACGACGAAATATGAGCACATCATTCCACAGCTTGTTGCCATCGAACAAAACCCGAAAATTGAAGGATTGCTTGTGATTCTTAATACAGTTGGCGGAGATGTTGAGGCAGGATTAGCTATTTCTGAGATGATTGCTTCATTATCCAAACCCTCAGTCTCCATCGTTTTAGGAGGCGGTCATTCAATAGGTGTACCGATTGCCGTTTCCTGCGATTACTCTTTTATTGCAGAAACAGCCACTATGACGATTCATCCGATCCGCTTAACCGGATTGGTCATTGGTGTTCCCCAAACCTTTGAATACTTGGATAAAATGCAGGAAAGAGTAATTAACTTTGTAACAAAGCACTCCAAAATAAAGGAAGAAACTTTTAAAGACTTAATGTTTGCCAGGGGAAACCTTACAAGGGATATTGGAACGAACGTGGTAGGGAAGGATGCTGTTAATTCAGGACTCATTGAGGAAGTGGGAGGCATCGGCCAGGCGTTGAAAAAGCTGAATGAATTAATTGAGATGAGAAAGTCAACGAAGGAGCAGGAGGGACTTATTCAGTGA
- a CDS encoding ribonuclease J: MNNRENESIKIIPLGGVGEIGKNMYIVEVDQDLFILDSGLMFPENEMLGIDIVIPDITYLEENKDRIQGLFLTHGHDDAMGALPYILMKLNIPVYGTKLTIALAKEKLKDVKVKHETQFITIHSDSLLRFESADISFFKTTHSVPDSVGICIHTSEGSIVHTGDFKFDQTVSADYRSELGKMARIGDEGVLCLLSDSTEAEHPGHTTSESVIANEISSAFRASAGRIIVACFASNIIRIQQVLDSAFETGRKVAVVGKSIERVYDIALKQGYLQVKSDDMLITAKEISQYPDNKVVVLTTGNQGEPFMVLQKMVKKSHRNIQIQKGDSVFIAASPSPGLELFMSKTVDMLYRAGANVLSSSRKVHVTGHGFQEDLKFMLNLMKPKYFIPIQGEYRMLIAHSKLAQEVGIPKERILIPNKGEVIEYKNGELMTSGRVTAGNVLIDGSGVGDVGNIVLRDRRLLSQDGILIVVVTLNKARKGIVAGPEIISRGFVYVRESEELMSDSTKLVQSIVEKNTTKDAFDWSSIKQDIRDQLNHFLYEKTKRRPMIIPIIMEV; the protein is encoded by the coding sequence TTGAATAACAGAGAAAATGAATCTATTAAAATTATTCCGCTCGGGGGAGTCGGAGAAATAGGCAAGAATATGTACATAGTGGAAGTGGACCAGGATTTATTTATTTTGGACAGCGGTTTAATGTTTCCTGAGAATGAAATGCTCGGAATTGATATTGTCATTCCCGACATTACCTATCTGGAGGAAAATAAAGACCGTATACAGGGGCTGTTCTTAACTCATGGACATGATGATGCCATGGGCGCACTTCCGTACATTTTAATGAAGCTGAATATTCCAGTGTATGGGACGAAATTGACCATTGCGCTGGCAAAAGAAAAACTTAAGGACGTTAAAGTTAAGCATGAAACACAATTCATTACTATTCATTCTGATTCCCTGCTTCGATTTGAGTCGGCAGACATCAGCTTTTTTAAGACGACACACAGCGTTCCGGATTCTGTAGGTATCTGCATTCATACATCAGAAGGAAGCATCGTTCATACAGGAGATTTTAAATTTGATCAAACGGTTTCAGCTGATTACCGTTCTGAACTTGGAAAAATGGCGCGTATCGGTGATGAGGGAGTCCTTTGCCTTCTTTCTGACAGTACAGAAGCAGAGCATCCCGGCCATACTACTTCTGAATCGGTTATAGCAAATGAAATTTCCAGTGCTTTCAGAGCTTCTGCAGGCCGCATTATTGTTGCTTGTTTTGCTTCAAACATTATTCGAATCCAACAGGTTTTAGATTCTGCTTTTGAAACTGGCCGAAAGGTTGCCGTTGTGGGAAAAAGCATTGAACGCGTGTATGACATTGCTTTGAAGCAGGGGTATTTACAGGTGAAGTCAGATGATATGCTGATCACTGCCAAAGAAATCAGTCAATATCCCGATAATAAAGTAGTTGTGCTGACAACTGGAAACCAAGGAGAACCATTTATGGTTCTGCAAAAAATGGTGAAAAAGTCGCACCGAAACATTCAAATTCAAAAGGGTGACTCTGTGTTCATTGCAGCGAGCCCATCGCCTGGATTGGAGCTATTTATGTCTAAAACTGTGGACATGCTTTACAGAGCAGGTGCCAATGTATTGTCAAGCAGCCGTAAGGTTCATGTAACCGGACATGGCTTCCAGGAGGATTTGAAGTTTATGCTGAACCTTATGAAGCCTAAATACTTCATCCCCATCCAAGGTGAATACCGTATGCTGATTGCACATTCTAAGCTTGCCCAGGAGGTTGGAATTCCAAAAGAGAGAATCTTGATCCCGAATAAGGGAGAGGTTATTGAATATAAGAATGGCGAGCTAATGACTTCTGGCCGTGTAACTGCTGGGAATGTGCTGATTGATGGAAGCGGTGTTGGAGATGTAGGGAATATTGTTTTGCGTGATCGAAGACTATTGTCACAGGATGGAATCTTAATTGTTGTTGTGACATTGAACAAAGCAAGAAAAGGGATCGTGGCCGGTCCCGAAATCATCTCAAGAGGCTTTGTATACGTGCGGGAGTCTGAAGAGTTAATGAGTGACTCTACAAAGCTGGTACAGTCTATCGTGGAAAAAAACACCACAAAAGATGCTTTTGATTGGTCAAGTATTAAACAGGACATTCGTGACCAGCTTAACCATTTCTTATACGAAAAAACAAAGAGAAGGCCAATGATTATTCCTATTATTATGGAAGTATAA
- the dapA gene encoding 4-hydroxy-tetrahydrodipicolinate synthase — MSHFGRISTAMVTPFDNKGNIDFQKTTQLVEYLIENGSDSLVVAGTTGESPTLSTEEKLALFKHVVKVADGRVPVIAGTGSNNTYASIELTKKAEETGVDAIMLVAPYYNKPNQRGIYEHFRTIAESTSLPVMIYNVPGRTVVSIDPGTVIELSRIPNIVAVKEASGNLDAMTEIISKTDDDFALYSGDDGITLPVLSIGGAGIVSVASHIIGNEMKEMIDAFFNGSIEKAAKLHQSLLPLMKGLFQAPSPVPVKTALQLKGLGVGSVRLPLVPLDEQERDALQALLNNI; from the coding sequence ATGAGTCATTTTGGCCGTATTTCAACCGCAATGGTTACACCTTTTGATAATAAAGGAAATATTGATTTTCAAAAAACGACACAGCTTGTGGAATACTTGATTGAAAATGGATCGGATTCTCTTGTTGTAGCTGGGACGACTGGTGAGTCCCCTACTTTGTCAACCGAAGAAAAATTGGCTCTTTTTAAACATGTAGTAAAAGTTGCAGATGGCCGTGTGCCTGTTATTGCCGGAACCGGAAGCAATAATACCTATGCCTCTATAGAACTGACAAAAAAGGCAGAGGAAACGGGAGTGGACGCCATTATGCTTGTGGCTCCTTACTATAACAAACCTAATCAGCGCGGAATCTATGAGCACTTTAGAACCATAGCGGAATCAACCTCATTGCCTGTAATGATTTATAATGTTCCGGGACGAACGGTCGTGAGTATCGATCCTGGTACAGTAATTGAATTGTCCCGCATTCCAAATATTGTTGCTGTAAAAGAAGCAAGCGGCAACCTAGATGCCATGACCGAAATTATTTCAAAAACGGACGATGATTTTGCTCTTTACAGCGGAGATGATGGAATTACCCTTCCTGTTCTTTCAATTGGCGGTGCAGGAATTGTTTCGGTTGCATCCCATATTATTGGAAATGAGATGAAGGAAATGATTGATGCATTCTTTAATGGGTCGATTGAAAAAGCTGCTAAGCTTCACCAGTCTCTTCTGCCATTAATGAAGGGGCTTTTCCAGGCTCCAAGCCCGGTGCCTGTAAAAACAGCTTTGCAGCTTAAAGGGCTAGGAGTGGGTTCCGTCAGGCTTCCGCTTGTCCCTTTAGACGAACAGGAACGGGATGCATTGCAAGCCTTACTTAACAATATATAA
- the dapG gene encoding aspartate kinase produces MKLIVQKFGGTSVRDESSRLLAINHIKDALKEGYKVVAVVSAMGRKGEPYATDTLLSLVGSSNTRLSSREQDLLLSCGEVISSLVFSNMLLNKGVKAVSLTGAQAGFRTNAEHTNAKIIEMKCDRLKKELEDHDVVVVAGFQGASRNGDVTTIGRGGSDTSAAALGAALNAEWIDIFTDVDGIMTADPRIAENARKLPVVTYTEVCNMAYQGAKVIHPRAVEIAMQAKVPIRIRSTYTNDVGTLVTSLNKQMKGTDIRERMVTGIAYVPNISQIKVFAKDGQYNLQTEVFKAMASESISVDFMNISPTGVVYTVAADAVDRAEKILVDMGYDPVIERECAKVSVVGAGIAGVPGVTYKIVKALSEEGIRILQSADSHTTIWVLVKESDLVSSVNALHDAFQLQEEALDIVKE; encoded by the coding sequence ATGAAGTTAATTGTTCAGAAGTTTGGCGGGACCTCTGTAAGGGATGAGAGCAGCCGTCTTCTTGCTATCAATCATATTAAGGATGCATTAAAGGAAGGATACAAAGTAGTGGCAGTCGTTTCGGCAATGGGAAGAAAAGGAGAACCCTATGCGACGGATACATTATTATCTCTTGTAGGCAGTTCAAATACCCGTTTGAGCAGCAGGGAGCAGGACCTGCTGCTTTCCTGCGGCGAGGTGATTTCGAGTTTGGTGTTTTCCAATATGCTTTTAAATAAAGGGGTTAAGGCTGTATCATTAACAGGAGCGCAGGCAGGCTTCCGTACGAATGCCGAGCATACGAATGCAAAAATCATTGAAATGAAATGCGATCGCCTGAAAAAGGAACTAGAAGATCATGATGTTGTGGTCGTAGCTGGATTCCAGGGCGCTTCTAGGAACGGAGATGTAACAACGATTGGCCGGGGCGGCAGCGATACGTCTGCAGCGGCTTTGGGAGCTGCATTGAATGCAGAGTGGATCGATATCTTTACAGATGTGGACGGCATTATGACTGCAGATCCGAGGATAGCAGAAAATGCAAGAAAACTTCCCGTGGTCACTTATACGGAAGTATGTAATATGGCATATCAGGGAGCTAAAGTGATCCATCCACGGGCCGTAGAGATTGCTATGCAGGCGAAAGTCCCTATTCGCATCCGTTCAACCTATACAAACGATGTGGGTACCCTTGTTACATCCTTAAATAAACAAATGAAGGGAACCGATATCCGTGAAAGGATGGTAACAGGGATTGCCTACGTTCCAAACATTTCTCAGATTAAAGTATTTGCAAAAGACGGCCAATACAATTTACAGACTGAAGTCTTTAAGGCTATGGCCAGCGAATCCATTAGTGTAGATTTTATGAATATTTCTCCAACAGGTGTTGTCTATACGGTAGCTGCTGATGCTGTGGACCGGGCAGAAAAAATACTTGTTGATATGGGGTACGATCCGGTCATTGAGAGAGAGTGCGCCAAAGTATCTGTTGTTGGAGCCGGGATTGCTGGTGTACCTGGAGTAACATACAAAATTGTAAAGGCACTTTCTGAAGAAGGAATTCGCATCCTTCAGTCCGCTGACAGCCATACAACCATTTGGGTTCTTGTGAAGGAATCCGATCTAGTCAGCTCTGTAAATGCTCTTCACGATGCTTTTCAATTGCAGGAAGAAGCATTGGACATTGTGAAAGAATAA
- the asd gene encoding aspartate-semialdehyde dehydrogenase: MKETRGFHVAVLGATGAVGQQMIKTLEQRNFPIKKLTLLSSARSAGKAVKFKGESILVQEAKPESFEGVDIALFSAGGSVSKQMAPEAVKRGAIVVDNTSAFRMDPEVPLVVPEVNEEDLKNHNGVIANPNCSTIQMVVALEPIRKEYGLSKVIVSTYQAVSGAGSAAIQELKDHTKALLAEEPFEPKILPVKSDKKHYQLAFNAVPQIDVFTENGFTYEEMKMINETKKIMHMPNLKVAATCVRIPVETGHSESVYFEVEKNSVTVSDLQGILLQADGVVLEDDPSNQVYPMPAHAVGKNDTFVGRIRKDLDEENGFHMWVVSDNLLKGAAWNSVQIAESLIKLNLV; encoded by the coding sequence ATGAAAGAAACAAGAGGGTTTCATGTAGCTGTTCTTGGTGCTACAGGAGCAGTTGGCCAGCAAATGATAAAAACTTTGGAACAACGTAATTTCCCTATTAAGAAGTTAACACTGCTTTCTTCTGCACGGTCTGCAGGAAAGGCTGTTAAATTTAAAGGTGAAAGCATACTAGTACAAGAAGCTAAACCTGAAAGCTTTGAGGGTGTAGATATTGCCCTTTTTAGTGCGGGGGGAAGTGTGTCCAAACAGATGGCACCTGAAGCAGTTAAGCGCGGTGCAATTGTTGTTGACAATACAAGTGCATTCCGTATGGATCCAGAAGTTCCTTTAGTGGTTCCTGAAGTAAATGAAGAGGATTTGAAAAATCACAATGGAGTTATTGCCAATCCGAATTGTTCAACGATTCAAATGGTGGTCGCTCTTGAGCCAATCCGAAAAGAATATGGCTTAAGCAAAGTGATTGTTTCGACCTATCAGGCAGTTTCAGGTGCAGGTTCAGCTGCTATTCAGGAATTAAAGGACCACACAAAGGCACTCCTTGCCGAAGAACCGTTTGAACCGAAAATACTGCCAGTAAAAAGTGATAAAAAACATTATCAGCTTGCTTTTAATGCAGTTCCGCAAATTGATGTGTTTACAGAGAATGGTTTTACCTACGAAGAAATGAAGATGATTAATGAAACCAAGAAGATAATGCATATGCCTAATCTTAAGGTGGCTGCTACTTGTGTAAGAATTCCTGTTGAGACAGGCCACTCTGAATCTGTATACTTTGAGGTGGAAAAGAATTCTGTAACTGTTTCGGATCTTCAAGGGATATTACTACAGGCAGATGGAGTGGTGCTTGAAGATGATCCTTCCAATCAGGTTTATCCAATGCCTGCCCATGCTGTTGGTAAAAATGATACATTTGTAGGCAGAATTCGCAAGGATCTAGATGAGGAAAATGGATTTCATATGTGGGTAGTTTCTGACAACCTATTAAAAGGGGCAGCCTGGAATTCAGTCCAAATTGCGGAAAGCCTTATTAAGCTGAACCTTGTATAA
- a CDS encoding dipicolinate synthase subunit B → MNVKGKRIGFGLTGSHCTYDAVYPEIKKLVDAGAEVRPIVTYTVQNTDTRFGNGEDWVEKIEAATGFKVINTIVDAEPLGPKLPLDCMVIAPITGYTMSKLANALTDSPVLMAAKATLRNLKPVVLGISTNDALGLNGVNLMRLMATKNLYFVPYGQDDPVKKPNSMVARMPMLLETVEAALEGKQIQPVIVERFRDE, encoded by the coding sequence ATGAATGTAAAAGGAAAACGCATTGGATTTGGTTTGACAGGTTCACATTGCACATATGATGCCGTGTATCCAGAAATAAAAAAATTGGTTGATGCAGGTGCGGAAGTACGCCCAATCGTTACTTATACAGTCCAAAATACAGACACTCGTTTTGGAAATGGAGAGGACTGGGTAGAAAAAATTGAGGCAGCTACAGGGTTTAAGGTTATTAACACGATTGTGGACGCAGAGCCCCTCGGACCAAAGCTGCCCCTTGATTGCATGGTCATTGCTCCTATAACAGGGTATACCATGAGTAAATTGGCGAACGCTCTTACAGACTCTCCTGTCCTTATGGCAGCAAAAGCAACATTAAGAAATCTTAAGCCGGTTGTTCTTGGTATTTCTACTAATGATGCTTTGGGACTGAATGGCGTTAATTTAATGAGGCTAATGGCAACTAAAAATCTATATTTTGTTCCGTATGGCCAGGATGATCCTGTCAAAAAGCCTAATTCAATGGTAGCCCGTATGCCAATGCTGCTAGAAACAGTGGAAGCGGCCCTTGAAGGAAAACAGATCCAGCCGGTAATTGTTGAAAGATTTCGGGATGAGTAA
- the dpaA gene encoding dipicolinic acid synthetase subunit A has translation MLTGLQIAVIGGDARQLEVIRKLAELDSKLSLIGFEQLDLVFSGVNKEKFNEVDFAEIDAIILPITGTNSEGQVELIFSNEEVILSEEILLKTPPYCTIFTGISNSYLDQLAKRTNRRLVKLFERDDVAIYNSIPTVEGTIMMAIQHTEFTIHNSRVAILGLGRVGMSVARAFHHLGAKVKVGARRTEHLARIAEMGLDSFQLSELENEVRDIDICINTIPHLIVNAAVIQKMPTHTLIIDLASKPGGTDFRYAEKRGIKALLAPSLPGIVAPKTAGQILGNVLAQLLEEDVLKRKEKTI, from the coding sequence ATGTTGACAGGATTGCAGATTGCGGTGATCGGCGGGGATGCACGCCAGCTGGAAGTAATCCGTAAATTAGCAGAACTTGATTCAAAGCTTTCATTAATAGGATTTGAACAATTAGATCTTGTGTTTTCAGGTGTCAATAAAGAAAAGTTTAATGAAGTGGATTTTGCAGAAATTGATGCCATCATCCTACCAATAACCGGTACAAATTCAGAGGGCCAGGTTGAGTTGATCTTTTCCAATGAGGAGGTCATTTTATCGGAAGAAATATTATTAAAAACTCCTCCTTATTGCACGATTTTCACAGGAATCAGCAATTCATACTTAGACCAGCTTGCAAAGAGAACGAATCGGAGGCTAGTGAAATTATTTGAGCGTGATGATGTAGCCATATACAATTCTATACCAACTGTAGAAGGCACCATAATGATGGCTATTCAACATACTGAATTCACTATTCATAATTCACGGGTGGCTATACTGGGTCTTGGCAGGGTAGGCATGAGTGTAGCAAGAGCGTTCCACCATTTGGGAGCAAAAGTGAAAGTAGGTGCGAGGAGAACGGAACATCTCGCAAGGATAGCTGAAATGGGGCTCGATTCATTCCAATTGAGCGAGTTGGAAAATGAAGTCAGGGATATAGATATTTGTATAAATACTATCCCGCATTTGATAGTAAATGCCGCTGTTATTCAAAAAATGCCAACCCATACGCTCATTATAGACCTAGCATCAAAACCTGGCGGGACTGATTTTAGATATGCTGAGAAACGGGGAATTAAAGCTCTTTTGGCACCAAGCCTTCCTGGCATTGTGGCTCCTAAAACAGCAGGTCAGATATTGGGAAATGTGCTTGCTCAATTGCTGGAAGAAGATGTATTAAAGAGAAAGGAGAAAACGATATGA
- a CDS encoding YlmC/YmxH family sporulation protein produces MRLSELSGKEIVDFKKAEKLGVLGQTDLEINESTGHIHTLIIPSGKWMRKQSSEIRVPWKQIRTIGSDMIILEVPENELFR; encoded by the coding sequence ATGCGCTTAAGCGAGCTGAGCGGTAAAGAAATAGTTGATTTTAAAAAGGCGGAAAAATTAGGAGTCCTGGGACAGACAGATCTTGAAATTAATGAAAGCACAGGTCACATCCATACACTTATTATTCCAAGTGGTAAATGGATGCGTAAACAAAGCTCCGAGATAAGAGTCCCATGGAAACAAATAAGAACAATAGGTTCTGATATGATTATACTGGAAGTACCTGAAAATGAACTATTCAGATGA
- a CDS encoding M16 family metallopeptidase, with product MIKKYTCQNGLRIVLEEIPTVRSVAIGIWVGTGSRDEGLKNNGISHFLEHMFFKGTKTRSARDIAEAFDSIGGQVNAFTSKEYTCYYAKVLDNHSQFALEILADMFFHSEFVEEELKKEKNVVFEEIKMYEDTPDDIVHDLLGKAIYEDHSLGYPILGTEETLETFNSETLHKYMHDMYTPDRVVISVAGNVSESFIKLIEALFGSYQGGKESVDTSQPIFHANQIVKKKDTEQAHLCLGFEGLAIGHKEIYDLIVLNNILGGSMSSRLFQEVREQRGLAYSVFSYHSSYKDTGMVTIYGGTGAKQLNQLFETIQMTLDEFKREGVTDREVHNCKEQLKGNLMLSLESTNSRMSRNGKNELLLGKHRSLDEVVEEIDRVTVNNINQLANKIFTDKYSISLVSPDGKLPKA from the coding sequence ATGATAAAAAAATATACTTGCCAAAACGGACTTAGAATCGTACTAGAAGAAATTCCTACTGTTCGCTCGGTAGCCATCGGTATTTGGGTAGGAACCGGTTCAAGGGATGAAGGACTAAAGAATAATGGTATATCCCATTTTTTAGAGCATATGTTCTTTAAGGGCACAAAAACAAGAAGTGCCAGGGACATTGCAGAAGCATTTGATTCCATTGGGGGGCAGGTAAATGCATTTACTTCCAAGGAATATACTTGTTATTATGCAAAAGTTCTAGACAACCATTCTCAATTTGCTCTTGAAATTCTGGCAGATATGTTTTTCCATTCAGAGTTTGTTGAAGAAGAGCTTAAAAAAGAAAAAAATGTAGTATTTGAAGAAATTAAAATGTATGAGGATACTCCGGATGATATTGTCCATGACTTATTAGGAAAAGCCATTTATGAAGACCATTCTCTTGGGTATCCAATCCTGGGTACAGAAGAAACATTGGAAACCTTCAACAGTGAAACGCTGCATAAATACATGCATGACATGTACACGCCTGATCGTGTGGTCATTTCAGTTGCAGGAAATGTTTCCGAATCCTTTATTAAACTAATTGAAGCTTTATTTGGGAGCTATCAAGGCGGAAAAGAATCTGTTGATACATCACAGCCGATCTTTCATGCCAACCAAATTGTCAAGAAAAAGGATACAGAACAGGCACATTTATGCCTTGGATTTGAAGGCCTTGCGATAGGGCATAAAGAAATCTACGATCTGATTGTTCTTAACAATATTCTTGGCGGCAGCATGTCTTCGAGGCTTTTCCAGGAGGTCCGTGAACAAAGGGGACTTGCCTATTCTGTATTTTCTTATCATTCCTCTTATAAAGACACAGGCATGGTGACTATCTATGGGGGTACCGGTGCAAAACAGTTAAATCAGCTATTTGAAACTATTCAAATGACGCTGGATGAATTTAAAAGAGAGGGAGTTACAGATAGAGAGGTCCATAATTGTAAAGAACAATTAAAAGGAAATCTTATGCTGAGTCTTGAAAGCACAAATAGCCGAATGAGCCGCAATGGGAAAAATGAGCTTTTATTAGGCAAACATCGTTCACTGGATGAAGTGGTGGAAGAGATTGACCGGGTAACAGTTAATAATATAAATCAACTGGCAAATAAAATTTTCACTGATAAATATTCCATCTCGCTGGTCAGCCCGGACGGCAAACTTCCAAAAGCTTAA
- a CDS encoding polysaccharide deacetylase family protein, producing MKNTKNLIAFALIAILTIVMVQNPIINNYISLLKGQAVNTAAVHTELYEKIEEEAPHYNIPPKDAVIDPVWRATPGYNGIQVDVNASYKKMKKSNRFDPHKLVFKQIPPKIHLDDLDASPIYRGYPEKPMVSFLINVAWGNEYLPKILSTLKKYNVHATFFLEGRWVKENPELAKMIVDGGNEVGNHSYTHPDMKTLASEQVREQLIKTNQVIEATTGKKVKWFAPPSGSYRDEVVKIADSLDMSTIMWTVDTIDWQKPSADVLVQRVLKKVGPGSMILMHPTKSTADGLETLIKDIKKRNLRIGTVSRLLDEERIVKMDGGPSSSLQNGE from the coding sequence GTGAAAAATACAAAAAACTTGATTGCTTTTGCTCTGATTGCTATTCTTACAATTGTAATGGTTCAAAATCCCATTATTAATAATTATATTTCATTACTGAAGGGACAGGCTGTTAATACAGCAGCTGTACATACTGAGCTTTACGAGAAAATTGAGGAAGAAGCTCCTCATTATAACATCCCTCCGAAAGATGCTGTAATAGATCCTGTTTGGAGAGCAACACCTGGATATAATGGTATTCAAGTGGATGTAAATGCATCTTATAAAAAAATGAAGAAAAGCAATCGATTTGACCCTCACAAACTGGTCTTTAAGCAGATCCCTCCAAAAATACACTTGGATGATCTGGATGCCTCTCCTATTTACAGAGGGTACCCTGAAAAGCCGATGGTCAGCTTCTTAATTAATGTTGCTTGGGGAAATGAATATCTGCCAAAAATATTATCTACATTGAAAAAGTATAATGTTCATGCTACCTTCTTCCTGGAAGGCCGCTGGGTAAAAGAAAATCCAGAGCTTGCCAAAATGATTGTGGATGGCGGTAATGAAGTAGGGAACCATTCCTATACCCATCCAGATATGAAAACGCTGGCTTCCGAACAGGTGCGTGAACAGTTAATCAAAACCAATCAGGTGATTGAAGCAACTACAGGGAAGAAAGTGAAATGGTTTGCTCCTCCAAGCGGAAGCTACAGAGATGAGGTTGTTAAAATAGCTGATTCTCTGGATATGAGCACCATTATGTGGACTGTTGATACAATCGATTGGCAAAAGCCTTCTGCAGATGTTCTTGTTCAAAGGGTTCTAAAGAAGGTAGGCCCTGGATCTATGATTTTAATGCATCCTACAAAATCGACCGCAGACGGTCTGGAAACATTGATTAAAGACATTAAAAAGCGCAATCTGCGTATTGGGACGGTATCAAGACTTTTGGATGAAGAGCGGATTGTAAAAATGGATGGAGGACCTTCCAGTAGTCTGCAAAATGGGGAATAA